Proteins from a single region of Verrucosispora sp. NA02020:
- a CDS encoding carbohydrate ABC transporter permease, with the protein MNFDFAAQAPKLMMLLWGLVAFAVVVGGLLILLDVVPAFFARRREAQLVAASAGGGVPLPRRTKPREGLFALFFLLPTVLLLMIGLVVPAIRTTLLSFMDGGSQNWVGLDNYRWMFAEDAIVRVLINTLVWVTLVPLVATGMGLLYAVLVDKARLESLAKSLIFMPMAISFVGAAIIWRFVYAYRGEGQEQIGLLNQIVVSLGGEPRQWLLDSPLNTLLLIVIMVWIQAGFAMVVLSAAIKSIPADIVEAARLDGVTPWQMFRQITVPSIRPAMIVVVVTISIATLKVFDIVRTTTNGNYDTSVIANEMYNQAFRYGQNGQGSALAVFLFILVLPIVIFQIRNLRQQRREG; encoded by the coding sequence ATGAACTTCGACTTCGCCGCACAGGCGCCGAAACTGATGATGTTGCTGTGGGGGCTGGTCGCCTTCGCAGTGGTGGTCGGCGGCCTGCTCATCCTGCTCGACGTGGTACCGGCGTTCTTCGCCCGGCGCCGTGAGGCGCAACTCGTCGCGGCCTCCGCCGGCGGCGGCGTGCCCCTGCCCCGCCGGACCAAGCCCCGGGAGGGGCTGTTCGCTCTCTTCTTCCTGCTGCCGACCGTACTGCTGCTGATGATCGGCCTGGTCGTCCCGGCGATCCGCACCACGCTCCTGTCCTTCATGGACGGCGGCAGCCAGAACTGGGTCGGTCTGGACAACTACCGCTGGATGTTCGCCGAGGACGCGATCGTCCGGGTACTGATCAACACGCTGGTCTGGGTGACGCTGGTCCCGCTGGTCGCCACCGGCATGGGCCTGCTCTACGCCGTGCTGGTCGACAAGGCCCGGCTGGAGTCGCTGGCGAAGTCGCTGATCTTCATGCCGATGGCGATCTCGTTCGTGGGCGCCGCCATCATCTGGCGGTTCGTCTACGCCTATCGGGGTGAGGGCCAGGAACAGATCGGTCTGCTCAACCAGATCGTCGTCAGCCTCGGCGGCGAACCCCGACAGTGGCTGCTCGACTCACCACTGAACACGCTGCTGCTCATCGTGATCATGGTCTGGATCCAGGCCGGATTCGCCATGGTGGTGCTCTCCGCGGCGATCAAGTCCATTCCGGCCGACATCGTGGAGGCGGCCCGCCTCGACGGGGTCACCCCCTGGCAGATGTTCCGGCAGATCACCGTGCCCAGCATCCGGCCGGCCATGATCGTCGTCGTGGTCACCATCTCGATCGCCACGCTGAAGGTCTTCGACATCGTCCGCACCACGACCAACGGCAACTACGACACCAGCGTGATCGCGAACGAGATGTACAACCAGGCGTTCCGGTACGGCCAGAACGGGCAGGGATCCGCCCTCGCGGTCTTCCTCTTCATCCTGGTGCTACCGATCGTGATCTTCCAGATCCGGAACCTGCGTCAGCAGCGACGGGAGGGCTGA
- a CDS encoding carbohydrate ABC transporter permease, with protein MTTTTPPVAAGAQDTNGPSTRASRVRKRLNSRTATVVAIVIAVVWTIPTFGLLVSSFRPEPQLKTTGWWTFFRDPQFTLQNYQDVLFGQASGSGQLANYFVNSLVITLPSVLFPLAFAALAAYALAWINFRGRDWVYIGIFALQIVPLQMALVPLLSFFSRGVSIGGVTLMPAWNLDGAQNFAQVWFAHTCFALPFAVFLLHNFISQLPKDLMEAARVDGATHPRIFRTIVLPLVAPALAAFGIFQFLWVWNDLLVALIFAGGSDVTAPLTVRLAELAGTRGNEWQRLTAGAFVSIVVPLIVFLSLQRYFVRGLLAGSVKG; from the coding sequence ATGACCACCACCACTCCCCCGGTCGCCGCCGGCGCCCAGGACACCAACGGCCCGTCGACGCGGGCGTCCCGGGTACGCAAGCGGCTGAACAGCCGTACCGCGACCGTGGTCGCGATCGTCATCGCGGTCGTCTGGACCATCCCGACGTTCGGCCTGCTCGTCTCCTCGTTCCGGCCGGAGCCCCAACTCAAGACCACCGGCTGGTGGACGTTCTTCCGGGACCCGCAGTTCACCCTGCAGAACTACCAGGACGTGCTGTTCGGACAGGCATCCGGCTCGGGACAACTCGCCAACTACTTCGTCAACTCGCTGGTCATCACCCTGCCGTCGGTACTGTTCCCGCTCGCGTTCGCCGCGCTGGCCGCGTACGCGCTGGCGTGGATCAACTTCCGCGGCCGGGACTGGGTCTACATCGGCATCTTCGCGCTCCAGATCGTGCCGTTGCAGATGGCGCTGGTGCCACTGTTGAGCTTCTTCTCGCGCGGAGTCAGCATCGGCGGCGTCACCCTGATGCCCGCCTGGAACCTCGACGGCGCGCAGAACTTCGCCCAGGTGTGGTTCGCGCACACCTGTTTCGCGTTGCCCTTCGCCGTGTTCCTGCTGCACAACTTCATCTCGCAGCTACCGAAGGACCTGATGGAGGCGGCGCGGGTCGACGGGGCCACCCATCCCAGGATCTTCCGCACCATCGTGTTGCCGCTGGTGGCGCCCGCGCTGGCCGCGTTCGGCATCTTCCAGTTCCTCTGGGTCTGGAACGACCTGCTGGTCGCGCTCATCTTCGCCGGTGGCAGCGACGTCACCGCACCACTCACCGTCCGGCTGGCCGAACTGGCCGGTACGCGCGGCAACGAGTGGCAACGGCTGACCGCCGGGGCGTTCGTCTCGATCGTCGTACCGCTGATCGTGTTCCTGTCGTTGCAGCGTTACTTCGTTCGAGGGCTGCTCGCCGGCAGCGTCAAGGGCTGA
- a CDS encoding LacI family DNA-binding transcriptional regulator, protein MTRIDDVARLAGVSTATVSRALRGLPTVSAATRHRVLAAAEQLQYAVSPSASRLAGGRTGTVAVVVPRITRWFFGVVVEAVEDFLHQAGYDLLLHNLGGREQNRQRLLHPANLHKRVDAVMLVATPLRAPELSALAALDLPGVTVSSGTDVPGWPCVRIDDVVAARTATRHLLDLGHRRIAHISGDPDDELAFTAHLDRRRGYQEALRAAGLSPDPSLDVESRFDIAGGTRATEELLRRGDPPTAIFAACDEMAMGALTALRDAGLRVPQDVSVIGIDDHALAGVLGLSTIAQPAAEQGRLAAKLLLDPLAGPPRQPGPHRATSPVILNTRLVVRESTAPARAH, encoded by the coding sequence GTGACCAGGATCGACGACGTCGCCCGGCTGGCCGGAGTCTCCACGGCCACCGTCTCCCGGGCACTACGCGGACTGCCGACCGTGTCGGCCGCCACGCGACACCGGGTGCTGGCCGCCGCCGAGCAGTTGCAGTACGCCGTGTCGCCGAGCGCCTCCCGGCTGGCCGGCGGACGCACCGGCACCGTCGCGGTGGTCGTCCCCCGGATCACCCGGTGGTTCTTCGGCGTCGTCGTCGAAGCGGTCGAGGACTTCCTGCACCAGGCGGGCTACGACCTGCTGCTGCACAACCTCGGTGGCCGGGAGCAGAACCGGCAACGGCTGCTGCACCCCGCCAACCTGCACAAACGGGTGGACGCGGTGATGCTGGTCGCCACCCCGCTGCGGGCACCCGAGCTGAGCGCCCTCGCCGCACTCGACCTGCCCGGCGTGACCGTCAGCTCCGGCACCGACGTACCGGGCTGGCCCTGCGTACGCATCGACGACGTGGTTGCCGCGCGGACCGCCACCCGGCACCTGCTGGACCTCGGCCACCGACGCATCGCCCACATCTCCGGCGACCCCGACGACGAGCTCGCCTTCACCGCGCACCTGGACCGGCGCCGGGGCTATCAGGAGGCGCTGCGCGCCGCCGGGTTGTCACCCGACCCGAGCCTCGACGTGGAGTCCCGGTTCGACATCGCCGGTGGCACCCGGGCCACCGAGGAACTGCTGCGTCGGGGCGACCCGCCCACCGCGATCTTCGCCGCCTGTGACGAGATGGCGATGGGCGCGCTGACCGCGTTACGCGACGCCGGCCTGCGGGTACCCCAGGACGTCAGCGTGATCGGCATCGACGACCACGCGCTCGCCGGGGTGCTCGGGCTGAGCACCATCGCCCAGCCCGCCGCCGAGCAGGGCCGGTTGGCCGCGAAACTGCTGCTCGACCCGCTCGCCGGACCGCCCCGGCAGCCCGGACCGCACCGGGCCACGTCGCCGGTGATCCTGAACACTCGGCTCGTCGTGCGGGAATCGACCGCACCGGCGCGGGCACACTAA
- a CDS encoding ABC transporter substrate-binding protein: MAVFARPRQALVIAGALGLALGATACGTGSSTSSGNNTNADSAECAPYEKYQGHDGKKVSIYSSIRDIEADRLDESWKQFEECTGIEINHEGSGEFEAQLPVRVDGGNAPDLAFIPQPGLIQRFAERDQIKAAGAETKAMAEENYPADWLTYSTVNGTFYGAPLGSNVKSFVWYSPKMFQEKGWAVPTTWDEMIKLSDTIADSGTKPWCAGIESGEATGWPATDWIEDLMLRTQTPEVYDQWTKHEIPFNDPRVAEALDRAGTILKNEKYVNGGFGGVRSIATTSFQEAGVPITAGKCALHRQASFYANQWPQGTRVAEDGDVFAFYFPAIDPAKGKPVLGGGEFVTAFSDRPEVQAVQTYLASGEHANSRAKIGDWVSANNKLDLANVANPIDKLSVELLQDDSSVFRFDGSDLMPAAVGNGTFWKGMVEWINGRDTATVLQGIESSWPK, translated from the coding sequence TCTTTGCCAGGCCACGCCAGGCCCTCGTGATCGCCGGCGCGCTCGGACTGGCGCTCGGCGCCACCGCCTGCGGCACCGGCAGCAGCACCAGTAGCGGCAACAACACCAACGCCGATTCCGCCGAGTGTGCCCCGTACGAGAAGTACCAGGGCCACGACGGCAAGAAGGTGTCGATCTACTCGTCGATCCGGGACATCGAGGCCGACCGGCTGGACGAGTCGTGGAAGCAGTTCGAAGAGTGCACCGGCATCGAGATCAACCACGAGGGCAGTGGTGAGTTCGAGGCGCAGCTGCCCGTACGCGTCGACGGCGGCAACGCCCCCGACCTGGCGTTCATCCCCCAGCCCGGTCTGATCCAGCGGTTCGCCGAGCGGGACCAGATCAAGGCCGCCGGCGCCGAGACCAAGGCGATGGCCGAGGAGAACTACCCGGCCGACTGGCTGACGTACAGCACGGTCAACGGCACCTTCTACGGCGCGCCGCTCGGCTCGAACGTGAAGTCCTTCGTCTGGTACTCGCCGAAGATGTTCCAGGAGAAGGGCTGGGCCGTCCCGACCACCTGGGACGAGATGATCAAGCTCAGCGACACGATCGCGGACAGCGGCACCAAGCCGTGGTGCGCCGGGATCGAGTCCGGCGAGGCCACCGGCTGGCCGGCCACCGACTGGATCGAAGACCTGATGCTGCGTACGCAGACTCCCGAGGTCTACGACCAGTGGACCAAGCACGAGATCCCGTTCAACGACCCCCGGGTCGCCGAGGCGCTCGACCGCGCCGGCACCATCCTGAAGAACGAGAAGTACGTCAACGGCGGCTTCGGCGGGGTGCGCAGCATCGCCACCACCTCCTTCCAGGAGGCGGGCGTTCCGATCACGGCCGGCAAGTGCGCGCTGCACCGGCAGGCCTCGTTCTACGCCAACCAGTGGCCGCAGGGCACGCGGGTGGCCGAGGACGGCGACGTGTTCGCGTTCTACTTCCCGGCCATCGACCCGGCCAAGGGCAAGCCGGTCCTGGGCGGCGGCGAGTTCGTGACGGCGTTCAGCGACCGTCCCGAGGTGCAGGCGGTGCAGACGTACCTCGCCTCCGGTGAGCACGCCAACAGCCGCGCGAAGATCGGCGACTGGGTGTCGGCCAACAACAAGCTCGACCTGGCCAACGTCGCGAACCCGATCGACAAGCTGTCCGTGGAGCTTCTCCAGGACGACAGCTCGGTCTTCCGCTTCGACGGGTCCGACCTGATGCCGGCGGCCGTCGGCAACGGCACCTTCTGGAAGGGCATGGTCGAGTGGATCAACGGGCGGGACACCGCCACGGTCCTCCAGGGCATCGAGAGCAGCTGGCCCAAGTAA
- a CDS encoding glycoside hydrolase family 13 protein, producing MNDNATQQTTPSAPITGWWTEAVIYQIYPRSFADANGDGIGDLPGITARLDHLAELGVDAVWLSPFYPSPQADAGYDVADYRDVEPLFGTLADADELIAQARARGLRVIVDLVPNHTSSAHRWFQAALAAAPGSPERQRYVFRDGRGPDGTEPPNDWQSVFGGPAWTRVPDGQWYLHLFDTAQPDLNWDAPEVRTEFLDVLRFWLDRGVDGFRVDVAHGLVKQADLADWREPQEILSGQEADKPRPPMWDQDGVHEIYREWRRLLDGYPGERVLVAEAWVEPAERLARYVRPDEMHQAFNFEYLVASWTAPAQYAVITRSLEATDAVGAPTTWVLSNHDVVRHASRLGLPVGTARPNGIGVGDEQPDAALGLRRARAATLLMLGLPGSAYLYQGEELGLPEHTSLPDEARQDPTWERSGHTQRGRDGCRVPIPWEADAPSYGFGPTNASWLPQPPVWAEYARDRQRDVPGSTYEMYRTALRLRRTHGLGRGTLEWLSSGDDVLTFRNGDLVVSTNFGPESVPVPDGEVLHSSAPLNEDGSLPTDVTVWLHTP from the coding sequence CTGAACGACAACGCGACGCAGCAGACCACGCCCTCCGCCCCGATCACGGGCTGGTGGACCGAGGCGGTGATCTACCAGATCTACCCGCGCTCGTTCGCCGACGCCAACGGCGACGGGATCGGCGACCTGCCGGGAATCACCGCCCGCCTCGACCACCTCGCCGAACTGGGGGTCGACGCGGTCTGGCTCTCCCCGTTCTATCCGTCGCCGCAGGCCGACGCCGGTTACGACGTGGCCGACTACCGGGACGTGGAGCCGCTGTTCGGCACGCTCGCCGACGCCGACGAGCTGATCGCGCAGGCCCGCGCCCGGGGGCTGCGGGTGATCGTCGACCTGGTGCCCAACCACACCTCGTCGGCACACCGGTGGTTCCAGGCCGCCCTGGCCGCCGCGCCGGGCAGCCCCGAACGGCAGCGGTACGTCTTCCGCGACGGCCGGGGCCCGGACGGCACCGAGCCGCCCAACGACTGGCAGAGCGTCTTCGGCGGACCGGCCTGGACCCGGGTCCCCGACGGGCAGTGGTACCTGCACCTGTTCGACACCGCCCAGCCCGACCTGAACTGGGACGCACCGGAGGTACGCACCGAGTTCCTGGACGTGCTGCGGTTCTGGCTGGACCGGGGCGTGGACGGCTTCCGCGTCGACGTCGCGCACGGGCTGGTCAAGCAGGCCGACCTCGCCGACTGGCGGGAGCCGCAGGAGATCCTCTCCGGGCAGGAGGCCGACAAGCCCCGCCCGCCGATGTGGGACCAGGACGGCGTACACGAGATCTACCGGGAGTGGCGGCGGCTGTTGGACGGCTACCCCGGGGAACGCGTCCTGGTCGCCGAGGCGTGGGTGGAGCCGGCCGAGCGGCTGGCCCGCTACGTCCGCCCCGACGAGATGCACCAGGCGTTCAACTTCGAGTACCTGGTCGCCTCCTGGACCGCCCCCGCCCAGTACGCGGTGATCACCCGGTCTCTGGAGGCCACCGACGCGGTCGGCGCACCCACCACGTGGGTGCTCTCCAACCACGACGTGGTCCGGCACGCGTCCCGGCTCGGGCTGCCGGTCGGCACCGCCCGGCCCAACGGCATCGGCGTCGGCGACGAGCAGCCGGACGCTGCGCTCGGGCTGCGCCGTGCCCGGGCGGCCACCCTGCTGATGCTCGGTCTGCCCGGTTCGGCCTACCTCTACCAGGGCGAGGAGTTGGGTCTGCCCGAGCACACCAGCCTGCCCGACGAGGCCCGGCAGGACCCGACCTGGGAACGCAGTGGGCACACCCAGCGGGGCCGCGACGGCTGCCGGGTGCCGATCCCGTGGGAGGCCGACGCCCCGTCGTACGGGTTCGGGCCCACCAACGCGAGCTGGCTGCCGCAGCCGCCGGTCTGGGCCGAGTACGCCCGGGACCGCCAGCGCGACGTGCCCGGCTCGACGTACGAGATGTACCGCACGGCGTTGCGGCTGCGGCGTACGCACGGGTTGGGTCGGGGCACCCTGGAGTGGCTCTCCTCCGGCGACGACGTGCTGACCTTCCGCAACGGCGACCTGGTCGTCTCGACCAACTTCGGCCCGGAGTCCGTGCCGGTGCCCGACGGCGAGGTGCTGCACAGCAGCGCCCCGCTCAACGAGGACGGCTCCCTCCCCACCGACGTCACCGTCTGGCTCCACACCCCCTGA